In Sporosarcina psychrophila, a genomic segment contains:
- a CDS encoding DNA-dependent RNA polymerase subunit epsilon: protein MIYKIYYQDNLLQIPVRENTKSMYIEADSERSVRAKLKDRAFNIEFIQLLEGVHLEYEQAAPYFELEEV, encoded by the coding sequence ATGATTTATAAAATCTATTATCAAGATAACTTGCTTCAAATACCAGTCCGTGAAAATACGAAAAGCATGTACATCGAGGCGGACTCGGAAAGGTCAGTCCGTGCGAAGTTGAAAGATCGTGCTTTTAACATCGAATTTATCCAACTTCTTGAAGGTGTTCATCTTGAATACGAACAGGCTGCACCCTATTTCGAGCTTGAAGAGGTTTAA